One genomic region from Rosa rugosa chromosome 1, drRosRugo1.1, whole genome shotgun sequence encodes:
- the LOC133725218 gene encoding proline-rich receptor-like protein kinase PERK1, translated as MATNGFSNDNLLGQGGFGFVHKGILPNGKVVAIKQLKAGSGQGEREFQTEIEVITRVHHRHLVSLVGYCISGAQRLLVYEFVSNNTLEFHLHGKGRPTMTWPTRMKIALGSAKGLAYLHEDCHPKIIHRDIKAANILIDDNFEAKVADFGLAKFALDTDTHVSTRVLGTFGYLAPEYATSGKLSDKSDIFSFGVVLLELITGRQPIDKTHSFTDDSMVEWARPLLARALEKGIFDGLVDERLQNDYNSSEMAHMIACAAASVCDSARRRPKMSQVVRALEGNLSPDELNAVIPGLSMIYSSSEGTQYSTREYKEDMLKFRKLALESPELDQGISEISGPSSDFGQHQSASSGEAQQTSQDTEHYGKSS; from the exons ATGGCAACAAATGGATTCTCCAACGACAATCTTCTTGGTCAAGGAGGCTTTGGTTTTGTCCATAAAGGTATTCTTCCAAATGGGAAAGTGGTTGCAATTAAACAGCTGAAAGCTGGGAGTGGACAGGGGGAGCGTGAATTCCAGACAGAGATTGAAGTCATTACTCGTGTCCATCACAGACATCTTGTATCACTGGTTGGATACTGCATTAGTGGGGCCCAGAGATTGCTTGTTTATGAGTTCGTTTCCAACAACACCTTGGAATTTCACTTGCATG GAAAGGGGCGACCAACTATGACTTGGCCAACAAGAATGAAAATTGCTCTAGGATCTGCAAAAGGATTGGCATATCTCCATGAGGACT GTCATCCCAAGATCATACACCGTGACATCAAGGCTGCCAATATTCTTATTGATGACAACTTTGAGGCAAAG GTTGCAGACTTTGGACTTGCCAAGTTTGCCTTAGATACAGATACTCATGTCTCCACAAGGGTTTTGGGAACTTTTGG ATACCTAGCTCCTGAATATGCAACCAGTGGAAAGCTCAGTGATAAGTCAGATATCTTCTCTTTCGGGGTCGTGCTATTGGAGTTGATTACTGGACGCCAACCCATTGATAAAACTCATTCCTTCACTGATGATAGCATGGTTGAGTGG GCAAGGCCTTTGCTCGCGCGAGCATTGGAAAAGGGAATCTTTGATGGTCTTGTTGATGAAAGGTTGCAGAATGATTACAACTCCAGCGAAATGGCTCATATGATTGCCTGCGCTGCTGCTTCTGTGTGTGATTCTGCCCGCCGTCGGCCAAAAATGAGCCAG GTAGTTCGAGCTTTGGAAGGCAATCTTTCTCCAGATGAATTAAATGCAGTTATACCAGGTCTAAGTATGATATACAGTTCCTCTGAAGGCACACAATACAGCACTCGTGAATACAAGGAAGACATGTTGAAATTTAGAAAGTTAGCACTAGAAAGCCCAGAGCTAGATCAAGGAATTAGTGAGATCAGTGGGCCCAGCAGTGATTTTGGCCAGCACCAATCTGCCTCTAGTGGTGAAGCCCAACAAACCAGTCAAGATACCGAACACTATGGTAAAAGCTCTTGA